From the Caloenas nicobarica isolate bCalNic1 chromosome 2, bCalNic1.hap1, whole genome shotgun sequence genome, the window TCTGACAGAAACATGTGGTAATCCTGCAGTTCTCACACCTTCGACCTGTGGCTCTCAATCTAACAACCTGCTCCTTTCATAAACTCCGCATCACATCACATTCCCGAAGTGTCCCCCACCACAGCCCATTTTGAGGACTGGAGATGAAGATGTCATGAAAGCACAGGGCCCTTCCCTGGCAGATACCTTCTGCCTTATACTTCACCTTCATCTCCCAGCTCCGCTTCCCTCTCAGTAGCACTCCAGCCCCTGTGCTGCCTCAATGGCCTTCTCCCAGCCTGTGTCCAGCTATGTCCTCAGTAGCTCCACGAATCCTTACCTCTTGGCCCATGTGCCCTTATGtatctcccttcctccctcccggTCTCCCTCATGCCCTCCAGGTTGCACAACACTGTTGGATGACAGGCTGAGAGATTTCTTACCCAACAGATGGGCTCACAAACAGGGAGCGAGGAAGGTGAcgggagagcagcagctctctAGCCACAGGGTATCCACACACATTCACAGCAACGGGTTGCACCAGGCTTGTACCATTACAGGTCAAGagctttcttaaaacaaaagctaTTATTTCTTATCATTcctttgtgctgtgtttttaGGCTTCTTGAACTACAAGGGGTGACTATGCAAGATACCATGCCTAAAATATTAACTCTAAGTCATTGTATTGATAATATTTCTGAAGATAAAACAGATTCCCTTCTCTTGGTACATTACCCCCATACGTTCCCAAGTACAGGTGTTATTACTTGGGCACTGGTGACTGAGGAAGTAGATGAGATCTTTCAAGAGTTTgacccttttatttttttttttaaattctgaaacatGTATTTACTTGTTAAGTGACGCCACATGAATGGGATTTCAATCATCAGGCACTAGGTGTTTCAGTGACATCAGAATGTTGCTcatcaggaaaggaaagagaaacacaacCAGGAACTGCATCCAAAGGACTGATTTCCCAATTTACCTCAGGCTAGCATTGCACTTCTACTTAATCAAAATATGCCATAAGAGGGGAAAATGAATGTCTACAACACAATTTACCAAAACCACCCCATCAATTTGTTgctcacaaatatttttaaaaaatccagccCTTATGCCAGCATTCTGGCTCACTGTATTCTACTCCTCTGTCATTAATGCTCTCTGCCGTAAGCACAACTCCTAGCTGGGGATTCCAATGCGTAAGGGAGCTAGGATAAGATTCCAGATCTCAGTTGTGCTGGCATGAAGATAGGTCTCCTCAGTGATGCAGAAGACAATATCCTAGGGAGACTGGAATTAGTCCTATTCCGCACAATTCAATCCAAGATGTAAGGCACATCAAGAAGGAAGTAGTTACTAGGTAATGGCTACGGATGGAAATGTAACATGGTTCAGCCTAAGCGTTTCATGACAAGTGGCAAGACAGCTTGAAAAAAGGGGGATTTTTTCCAAAAGGATGGAAGGTGtcaagagcaaagaaaaaagggtTACCTCTTCAGTTTGGGAGGGGCTGATTCTGGGCATTGGAGATACTTGTGGTGTTTTCAGCTGTGTACTGTTGCTGTCTGGAACAAGCTCTCTGTGGATTGACTGAATATGGTTTTGGAGTTCACTTTCTGATTCAAATTTAACATTGCAACTAGAGCATCGAGTCTTCAGTCCCCCTGCCTTGCTTTTGTTCTCAATGGAACTCAAGTTCTCATTTTGGCCCATGCCTTGTCTGTTACTGCTTGAAGGGATGTTGACACTTGGACTACCACTTTTACTGAGATTAACACAGCTAGCACACAGACCATATGGCAGACCGTTGATGTCAAGTTTAACTAAATCCTGTTTTGAGCGGAATTCCTTCAGGCAAGAAGCACACTTGTACAGTTTCTGGAGATGCTGCGCACGTCCCGTGGACTGCACGGCAGAACCGTTTCCAGTTTTCTGCATGTGGAACGTGCCGTGGATTTTCAGTTCCAGCGTGGAGGTCACAGTCTGCATGCACACCACACAGCGGAACCCTGTCAAGGAGTTCCTCAAGTCAGGGTGCATTTGGCAATGCTCTAAAAATTCCTCTTCGCTCTGGAGAGGCATCTTGCAAATCCTGCAGTTTCCAGTGTCCAGGCTCTTACTATGTGTGACCTTATGTTCAGTAAGAGTCAGAAGAGATGGAAACCGCTCGCCACAGATTGGGCACATATAATGTTTCACTGGTCCCAAGTGTGTCTGCATGTGCTCTCGAAGCCCATTTTCAGAGAAGAATGTTCGAGAACACACATTACACTTGTAATTCCCTTTGATGAGTTCAGCCTTTTTCTTTACTATGGCACTTTCTCCAGGTCGAATGTTGTGGTCTCGAAGCTGGTGATTTTGCAGGAGAGTCTCCATGGTATAAGCTGCTCCACAAATGTCACAGCCATACATAGGCTCAGATGTGTCCACATCTTCTTCGCTGCCATCGTGGCTGTTATGGGACTCCTGGCTATTTGTCAACAAGGTCTGGAGTTCCACTTCCTCTTTTTGAACCTGCTCAGATGCCCCATTCGTTCCACAGTTTGgagtttttgtttcaaaaacacAGTGTTTTTCCCTTAAGTGCTTTTCCAGCAAGATGATAGCATGGAAAGCTTTGCTGCAGAACTTGCAGTTGTACTTCTTGCTGTGCGTAGTAATGTGACACTGCAGCTCCACCTCCGTACCAAAGGACTCACCGCAGAAGATGCACTTGTGTACTTTGCCTTGGTTCTCCAGGTGGTTGTGTTTAACATGAAGCTGTAGGTCAGTCTCATTGCGGAAATCCCAGTTGCAAGACGTACATCTGTATACCTTCTTTTCATTGCTGTGCTTCACAGCCAAGTGTAGCTGAATGGAGACTTTGGAGTCAAAAACCTCTTGGCACAAGGTGCAGCGGAAGAACACAAACGTATGCATGTCCAGTAGGTGTTTCTGCAAGTCATCCACAGAAGTGAACTGCTTGTCACAACTTTCACAGATGTAGTAGGTTGAGGTGATCATGAAATGAATGGTAACATGCTTCAGCAGAGACTCCTGATTTGGAAATTCTTTGTTGCACTGAGGACAGGTCAGTTTTGGCAGGACAGTGTCAAGATGTGTTTTTAAATGAGTCTGGAAACCATCCAAGGAAGTATACTTAGCACCACACTGATTACAAATATATTCACCTGCAGGACGAGGAGGAGCACCTCCAACTGCCTGCATCATCTTTAAAGAGGTCTGCTCAATGGTTACAGGAGATAAGGGACTCATggctctggatttttttccattgtggATGTAATTCAGGGCCAAAGGAATGTTCTTATGGTTCTCCTTGATATGCTTGTTCAGTTTAAGAACACTATTAAATATTGGAGAATTTGTACAGTACGAACAAGAATAGACTTCCACCACTGGATCTTTTGGGGTTCCAAGCACAGGGGAACCAAAACGGGAACTGCTAAGATCACAATGGACTTGTCTAATATGCTCTTCCAGAGAAGAATCTGTAAGAAATCCCATGTAGCAATGGGGACAAAAGAATGCATTACTGTCCTTAGCAGCAGGGTTGGCAAATCCATGAGAACATCGGATGTGTTCCTGAAGTGTGTTGAGGTCGTTGAACACTTCAGAGCAGAAGTTGCACTGGTACACCATGGCAGGCATGGTAGAAACAATCAGTGCTGGATCTGGAGCTTCGTGGACTTGCTTAAGATGTTCATTCAGATTGTAGAGAGATGGCAATACCTCCAAACAATACTGACAGATATGGGCTTGTTCGGGTTTATCTAAATGCATAGTTTTCAGGTGTATCTGCAAAACTGCAAGGCTGGAAAATAACTGTTTGTTGCAATAAATGCAGCTATAGGTAACTTTTGGCTGTTTACTCGAAGGACCAGTGATATCTGGCACTTGCTGAGCTGCCCGCTTCCTTCCACGACCTTTTGGTATAGGGGGAGCCGTTTCCACCATGGTTGAACTATCCACCGAGAGATTGGAATCTGGAGTGGTGCTAGAGACTGAGGTGTAGCCCACAGTTACCAAAGACGGGCTGTTGCTGTGGTTGCACGACTCTGGCTGCTGATGACTGTCCATGTGGCTGTACAGCTCCTCCACAGTATGAAAGTTCTCAGAGCAAATGCTGCATGAATTCTTCTTCTCACCATTATGAGCCTGCTCCATGTGATTCATCAGAGACGTTTCCTCTACAAAGAGTTCATGACAGTAAACACACTGAAGAGCAGATCGGTCTTCATTAGGGGAACACTCGGGGTGACATTCTGCAATGTGCTTTTGAAGATCTTCAGGAAAATCAAAGCCTTCTTCGCACTGACTGCATTTCTGAgtgtctttcattttccagtccTCCATCCGGGAAGCGGACTGAGAGCCATCTTTGTTCCTCTCGTGGACCTGCATGTGACCGTGCAGTGAACTAGATGACAGGAACCCACGTCTACAAATGGCACACTTATATGGCTTGTTGGACGTATGAGTCTTTAAGTGAATTTTGAGATGATCACTCCTTGAGAACGCTGCGTCACACTCACTGCAGTGATACTTCTTGTCTCCCGTATGAAGCTTTATGTGGCGGTCCCTGCTCCGTTTATGTTTGAAGAGACGACTGCAATATGTGCATTTGAAAGGGAGCTTGTCACTGTGACTTTGCTCGTGGTGCTTTAAGTAGCTGAGGCGGCTGAACGATTTGTCACAAAACTGGCATGGATAGGGCAACCCTgggcctccttcctcttcaccAAAATCACAACCTTCTCCATGGCTCGGGGAAGTCTGGTCCTTGCTAGAAGGCGATGATGCTGGCCATGAGCAAGTGGGGTCATCCTCAACATCCACTCCatctgaaatgagaaagaaacatGCCCACGAACTTAATCCCTACAGTGCAAAGGAGACAGCAAATGCATATAAACAATGTAGAACTAAAACATATTAAACTCAGACCAGGATATTTCTTACACCTGTATCCAACAGCTTCAAgaccacatttatttttatcagacTGTAAAACATTAAAAGTTATTAAATAACTCTGTGCCTATATTacctttttattgcttttttatcATTCTTTCTAAGTTGCAGGATATGTATTATACATTGACAActttattaaaatgcagattttaatATACTTAATGTTTCTTTTGTATCCATTGTAAAATGATTTGCATATTATGTGAGCATCAGAAGAgtcaaagaaaaggagaaaatattacagcaatgatttaaaattaatacagCCAACCCACATGcctaatatttaataaaaagatgGTCCTTGCTTTGCCacaggttctttttttttcccttgaagttgcttctgaacacagaaatcttttaaaagctATTACTGAGAGAGACTTGGGTGTTATTCTAAACAATAATAGGAAGAATTACAGGGGAAGAACAGGACAACAGCATAAACAGTGACGTTTTCCCTAATAAAGTACAACCAGATTTCTCCAGTAATGATACAATTCAGTTACTGAAAGCTGGCAGCTGGACCATTAAATGttcaaaacaaactaacaaaccaACAGCCAGGAtcaaggaaaatgagaaaatttcaAAAGACTCAGATgtgaacagcattttttttccttttcaagttcAAGAGGTGGCCcaccatttcttcctttttgcaaAGGCCTCAGCCAGCTGAACTTCCTAAGTCCGGCAGAACCTGTACTGTGAGGTGATCACAGACAAAGCAACTTGTAAAAAactggaaacaggaaaaatgataAACAGTTATGGTAAAAGCTGAAAGATTTATGAGCAACAAGGAagagacaaaacagaaatgctAGCCAGATAATAAACTGAACTAGTTATCCATGATATTACCTCATCTCTAGAAAGGGCAAGTTGTAACTATTCCTTTCAACAGATGTGCTGTACAGCTTTTGcaccttttgttttaaatgtagaTTACAATACTGCAATGACAATACTTATCTTAACCTAAAActtctttaaatatattaacTTGAAAGACCACTCTACTTCTAATAATCTTTCTATTAATTTCCAGGGGCGATgcttggggtttctttttttccttttaaaagtaaaattgaCTACAGTAACAGTACAGAAAAAGACAGGATAAACCGCTTGAAAAATACCTTCCTTAAGGTATTCTTGCAAAACAGTAAGTTTCTTAACACCTTCAGCCTTCTCTCAAGAAATTGAGTACACCAACATAAAGGTTAGAGCCCGCCTATATTAAGTAAACAAACCCCAAGCCTGCTTTCTTTAAGGTAACAAGATTTTACTAGATTATCAACCTCTTGCTTATCCACAGGAAACAGATGAGGATTCATTCCTTTCCTGCATCCAGAAACTGATGACAACGCCATCTCACTATCAATGCCAGATGGCAACCATCTAACTCTGAGCAAACAACCCAACACCACGGCTGGATGCCTGCCCATTGACACCACGCTTTTCAGGATAAGTTGGAAACTGCACAGGTTTTTATCCTCTTGTTCACGTCTTGAAGAGGAGGGTTTCACAAATTACACACACCTTtcgcacacacacaaaaatataaatctgtATTTACCTACGTACAAATCTGCACTAATGGTGTATAATTAacgaacaaaaccaaaccccagccCAAGTACCATGTctttgaaatcaaaacaaaggtgtttgtttttaagataaaaactgaaaaataaaaatcagccaTTCCAACATAAGTACTACCATCTGCTAAACTGCTTCCCAATGTACTGACGCAACGTTACTCATTGTCATACATACTAAACAATATCAGCCAGGTGAGTTTTTAAGTTGGTACATTAATGACTGCAATATTTACAGGAGATTTTTCATGTAAATCTGTGTACTGCCTTTTCAAATTTCTGACTTTGAcactaaaactgaaaattatcaAAACAGCGGAACaactatttacagaaaaatacgctaattttttctacattaaaaaaattattttaaattaatattttcatccaGGTCTTCTAAGGGGAAAAACCTTTTGTcccttaaaaatcaaatatatttctgacATACGACCACTGCTGGCAGATAAATAGGAATGTATGTCAAGCAACTGAGTGAAGAAAAATAGTCTGTGACTGCCTAGGCAACATATTTTGTAACCAAATTTAGTATTAAAATGTATATCCTACACAGAAATGATATATTATTGTATAACTGTTTAGAGGAATATATAGTAAGTGTTATAAATAGTGTACCATCACTGACAGGGTAGTAAATCACTTCCTTTTTGTGGCTACCGCCTGCCTGGTTTTACCTACTACACAGCTATTCCCCCTGGCTCATGGATCTCAGTGGGCTGTCGGGCTGGCAGCAGGGTCGGGATCAAGCGCTGAGTGTGACCACAGCGTAAGCAATGGCAGCCCCTTTCCACCCTCCAATTCTCCTTGCTTGCTCAGGGGTCTATCCTTTAGCTTTTATAGAAGGTAAAGGACGTGGAGGGCGAATAGCATGACTACAGCACAGGGATGGTTCTCGCTTTCCAACCTGCAAATCtaaatcatggaatcatagaatgtcctgagttggaagggacccacaagggtcatcgagtccagctcctgtccctgcacaggacaaccccacagttcacaccatgtgtctgaggacgttgtccagtctcttcttgaacactgtcaggcttggggccgtgacacctccctggggagcctgttcccgtgctccaccaccctctgggggaagaaccttttcctaatgtccaacctaaaccccCTCTGTGTGTCACttagctggggtttttttgtttgttttaatccaAGCCTATAACAACTCTGCAGAGTAATTCTCTTTgtgcagaaaggagaagagcaaACCACTCACAAGTCCGACTTGCGTCCTTTTAACTCTAAATGTGAAACTTTCTCAATCTCCCAGGGCTCCAGAAGAACCAGTGAGGCGGGGGGAATTCCACACAGCAGAGGACAACAG encodes:
- the ZNF521 gene encoding zinc finger protein 521 isoform X7; the encoded protein is MSRRKQAKPRSLKETQILETTSCMKPWGWRRRKRVEENETEDQQAGVGHTAAQTDPNCTLEDKAEDGEVLDCKKRPDEGEELEEEAVHSCDSCLQVFESLSDITEHKINQCQLTDGVDVEDDPTCSWPASSPSSKDQTSPSHGEGCDFGEEEGGPGLPYPCQFCDKSFSRLSYLKHHEQSHSDKLPFKCTYCSRLFKHKRSRDRHIKLHTGDKKYHCSECDAAFSRSDHLKIHLKTHTSNKPYKCAICRRGFLSSSSLHGHMQVHERNKDGSQSASRMEDWKMKDTQKCSQCEEGFDFPEDLQKHIAECHPECSPNEDRSALQCVYCHELFVEETSLMNHMEQAHNGEKKNSCSICSENFHTVEELYSHMDSHQQPESCNHSNSPSLVTVGYTSVSSTTPDSNLSVDSSTMVETAPPIPKGRGRKRAAQQVPDITGPSSKQPKVTYSCIYCNKQLFSSLAVLQIHLKTMHLDKPEQAHICQYCLEVLPSLYNLNEHLKQVHEAPDPALIVSTMPAMVYQCNFCSEVFNDLNTLQEHIRCSHGFANPAAKDSNAFFCPHCYMGFLTDSSLEEHIRQVHCDLSSSRFGSPVLGTPKDPVVEVYSCSYCTNSPIFNSVLKLNKHIKENHKNIPLALNYIHNGKKSRAMSPLSPVTIEQTSLKMMQAVGGAPPRPAGEYICNQCGAKYTSLDGFQTHLKTHLDTVLPKLTCPQCNKEFPNQESLLKHVTIHFMITSTYYICESCDKQFTSVDDLQKHLLDMHTFVFFRCTLCQEVFDSKVSIQLHLAVKHSNEKKVYRCTSCNWDFRNETDLQLHVKHNHLENQGKVHKCIFCGESFGTEVELQCHITTHSKKYNCKFCSKAFHAIILLEKHLREKHCVFETKTPNCGTNGASEQVQKEEVELQTLLTNSQESHNSHDGSEEDVDTSEPMYGCDICGAAYTMETLLQNHQLRDHNIRPGESAIVKKKAELIKGNYKCNVCSRTFFSENGLREHMQTHLGPVKHYMCPICGERFPSLLTLTEHKVTHSKSLDTGNCRICKMPLQSEEEFLEHCQMHPDLRNSLTGFRCVVCMQTVTSTLELKIHGTFHMQKTGNGSAVQSTGRAQHLQKLYKCASCLKEFRSKQDLVKLDINGLPYGLCASCVNLSKSGSPSVNIPSSSNRQGMGQNENLSSIENKSKAGGLKTRCSSCNVKFESESELQNHIQSIHRELVPDSNSTQLKTPQVSPMPRISPSQTEEDIVFCITEETYLHASTTEIWNLILAPLRIGIPS
- the ZNF521 gene encoding zinc finger protein 521 isoform X8, coding for MQVHERNKDGSQSASRMEDWKMKDTQKCSQCEEGFDFPEDLQKHIAECHPECSPNEDRSALQCVYCHELFVEETSLMNHMEQAHNGEKKNSCSICSENFHTVEELYSHMDSHQQPESCNHSNSPSLVTVGYTSVSSTTPDSNLSVDSSTMVETAPPIPKGRGRKRAAQQVPDITGPSSKQPKVTYSCIYCNKQLFSSLAVLQIHLKTMHLDKPEQAHICQYCLEVLPSLYNLNEHLKQVHEAPDPALIVSTMPAMVYQCNFCSEVFNDLNTLQEHIRCSHGFANPAAKDSNAFFCPHCYMGFLTDSSLEEHIRQVHCDLSSSRFGSPVLGTPKDPVVEVYSCSYCTNSPIFNSVLKLNKHIKENHKNIPLALNYIHNGKKSRAMSPLSPVTIEQTSLKMMQAVGGAPPRPAGEYICNQCGAKYTSLDGFQTHLKTHLDTVLPKLTCPQCNKEFPNQESLLKHVTIHFMITSTYYICESCDKQFTSVDDLQKHLLDMHTFVFFRCTLCQEVFDSKVSIQLHLAVKHSNEKKVYRCTSCNWDFRNETDLQLHVKHNHLENQGKVHKCIFCGESFGTEVELQCHITTHSKKYNCKFCSKAFHAIILLEKHLREKHCVFETKTPNCGTNGASEQVQKEEVELQTLLTNSQESHNSHDGSEEDVDTSEPMYGCDICGAAYTMETLLQNHQLRDHNIRPGESAIVKKKAELIKGNYKCNVCSRTFFSENGLREHMQTHLGPVKHYMCPICGERFPSLLTLTEHKVTHSKSLDTGNCRICKMPLQSEEEFLEHCQMHPDLRNSLTGFRCVVCMQTVTSTLELKIHGTFHMQKTGNGSAVQSTGRAQHLQKLYKCASCLKEFRSKQDLVKLDINGLPYGLCASCVNLSKSGSPSVNIPSSSNRQGMGQNENLSSIENKSKAGGLKTRCSSCNVKFESESELQNHIQSIHRELVPDSNSTQLKTPQVSPMPRISPSQTEEKKTYQCIKCQMVFYNEWDIQVHVANHMIDEGLNHECKLCNQTFDSPAKLQCHLIEHSFEGMGGTFKCPVCFTVFVQANKLQQHIFSAHGQEDKIYDCTQCPQKFFFQTELQNHTMTQHSS
- the ZNF521 gene encoding zinc finger protein 521 isoform X4, whose protein sequence is MSRRKQAKPRSLKDPNCTLEDKAEDGEVLDCKKRPDEGEELEEEAVHSCDSCLQVFESLSDITEHKINQCQLTDGVDVEDDPTCSWPASSPSSKDQTSPSHGEGCDFGEEEGGPGLPYPCQFCDKSFSRLSYLKHHEQSHSDKLPFKCTYCSRLFKHKRSRDRHIKLHTGDKKYHCSECDAAFSRSDHLKIHLKTHTSNKPYKCAICRRGFLSSSSLHGHMQVHERNKDGSQSASRMEDWKMKDTQKCSQCEEGFDFPEDLQKHIAECHPECSPNEDRSALQCVYCHELFVEETSLMNHMEQAHNGEKKNSCSICSENFHTVEELYSHMDSHQQPESCNHSNSPSLVTVGYTSVSSTTPDSNLSVDSSTMVETAPPIPKGRGRKRAAQQVPDITGPSSKQPKVTYSCIYCNKQLFSSLAVLQIHLKTMHLDKPEQAHICQYCLEVLPSLYNLNEHLKQVHEAPDPALIVSTMPAMVYQCNFCSEVFNDLNTLQEHIRCSHGFANPAAKDSNAFFCPHCYMGFLTDSSLEEHIRQVHCDLSSSRFGSPVLGTPKDPVVEVYSCSYCTNSPIFNSVLKLNKHIKENHKNIPLALNYIHNGKKSRAMSPLSPVTIEQTSLKMMQAVGGAPPRPAGEYICNQCGAKYTSLDGFQTHLKTHLDTVLPKLTCPQCNKEFPNQESLLKHVTIHFMITSTYYICESCDKQFTSVDDLQKHLLDMHTFVFFRCTLCQEVFDSKVSIQLHLAVKHSNEKKVYRCTSCNWDFRNETDLQLHVKHNHLENQGKVHKCIFCGESFGTEVELQCHITTHSKKYNCKFCSKAFHAIILLEKHLREKHCVFETKTPNCGTNGASEQVQKEEVELQTLLTNSQESHNSHDGSEEDVDTSEPMYGCDICGAAYTMETLLQNHQLRDHNIRPGESAIVKKKAELIKGNYKCNVCSRTFFSENGLREHMQTHLGPVKHYMCPICGERFPSLLTLTEHKVTHSKSLDTGNCRICKMPLQSEEEFLEHCQMHPDLRNSLTGFRCVVCMQTVTSTLELKIHGTFHMQKTGNGSAVQSTGRAQHLQKLYKCASCLKEFRSKQDLVKLDINGLPYGLCASCVNLSKSGSPSVNIPSSSNRQGMGQNENLSSIENKSKAGGLKTRCSSCNVKFESESELQNHIQSIHRELVPDSNSTQLKTPQVSPMPRISPSQTEEKKTYQCIKCQMVFYNEWDIQVHVANHMIDEGLNHECKLCNQTFDSPAKLQCHLIEHSFEGMGGTFKCPVCFTVFVQANKLQQHIFSAHGQEDKIYDCTQCPQKFFFQTELQNHTMTQHSS
- the ZNF521 gene encoding zinc finger protein 521 isoform X3, with protein sequence MKPWGWRRRKRVEENETEDQQAGVGHTAAQTDPNCTLEDKAEDGEVLDCKKRPDEGEELEEEAVHSCDSCLQVFESLSDITEHKINQCQLTDGVDVEDDPTCSWPASSPSSKDQTSPSHGEGCDFGEEEGGPGLPYPCQFCDKSFSRLSYLKHHEQSHSDKLPFKCTYCSRLFKHKRSRDRHIKLHTGDKKYHCSECDAAFSRSDHLKIHLKTHTSNKPYKCAICRRGFLSSSSLHGHMQVHERNKDGSQSASRMEDWKMKDTQKCSQCEEGFDFPEDLQKHIAECHPECSPNEDRSALQCVYCHELFVEETSLMNHMEQAHNGEKKNSCSICSENFHTVEELYSHMDSHQQPESCNHSNSPSLVTVGYTSVSSTTPDSNLSVDSSTMVETAPPIPKGRGRKRAAQQVPDITGPSSKQPKVTYSCIYCNKQLFSSLAVLQIHLKTMHLDKPEQAHICQYCLEVLPSLYNLNEHLKQVHEAPDPALIVSTMPAMVYQCNFCSEVFNDLNTLQEHIRCSHGFANPAAKDSNAFFCPHCYMGFLTDSSLEEHIRQVHCDLSSSRFGSPVLGTPKDPVVEVYSCSYCTNSPIFNSVLKLNKHIKENHKNIPLALNYIHNGKKSRAMSPLSPVTIEQTSLKMMQAVGGAPPRPAGEYICNQCGAKYTSLDGFQTHLKTHLDTVLPKLTCPQCNKEFPNQESLLKHVTIHFMITSTYYICESCDKQFTSVDDLQKHLLDMHTFVFFRCTLCQEVFDSKVSIQLHLAVKHSNEKKVYRCTSCNWDFRNETDLQLHVKHNHLENQGKVHKCIFCGESFGTEVELQCHITTHSKKYNCKFCSKAFHAIILLEKHLREKHCVFETKTPNCGTNGASEQVQKEEVELQTLLTNSQESHNSHDGSEEDVDTSEPMYGCDICGAAYTMETLLQNHQLRDHNIRPGESAIVKKKAELIKGNYKCNVCSRTFFSENGLREHMQTHLGPVKHYMCPICGERFPSLLTLTEHKVTHSKSLDTGNCRICKMPLQSEEEFLEHCQMHPDLRNSLTGFRCVVCMQTVTSTLELKIHGTFHMQKTGNGSAVQSTGRAQHLQKLYKCASCLKEFRSKQDLVKLDINGLPYGLCASCVNLSKSGSPSVNIPSSSNRQGMGQNENLSSIENKSKAGGLKTRCSSCNVKFESESELQNHIQSIHRELVPDSNSTQLKTPQVSPMPRISPSQTEEKKTYQCIKCQMVFYNEWDIQVHVANHMIDEGLNHECKLCNQTFDSPAKLQCHLIEHSFEGMGGTFKCPVCFTVFVQANKLQQHIFSAHGQEDKIYDCTQCPQKFFFQTELQNHTMTQHSS
- the ZNF521 gene encoding zinc finger protein 521 isoform X1 — encoded protein: MSRRKQAKPRSLKETQILETTSCMKPWGWRRRKRVEENETEDQQAGVGHTAAQTDPNCTLEDKAEDGEVLDCKKRPDEGEELEEEAVHSCDSCLQVFESLSDITEHKINQCQLTDGVDVEDDPTCSWPASSPSSKDQTSPSHGEGCDFGEEEGGPGLPYPCQFCDKSFSRLSYLKHHEQSHSDKLPFKCTYCSRLFKHKRSRDRHIKLHTGDKKYHCSECDAAFSRSDHLKIHLKTHTSNKPYKCAICRRGFLSSSSLHGHMQVHERNKDGSQSASRMEDWKMKDTQKCSQCEEGFDFPEDLQKHIAECHPECSPNEDRSALQCVYCHELFVEETSLMNHMEQAHNGEKKNSCSICSENFHTVEELYSHMDSHQQPESCNHSNSPSLVTVGYTSVSSTTPDSNLSVDSSTMVETAPPIPKGRGRKRAAQQVPDITGPSSKQPKVTYSCIYCNKQLFSSLAVLQIHLKTMHLDKPEQAHICQYCLEVLPSLYNLNEHLKQVHEAPDPALIVSTMPAMVYQCNFCSEVFNDLNTLQEHIRCSHGFANPAAKDSNAFFCPHCYMGFLTDSSLEEHIRQVHCDLSSSRFGSPVLGTPKDPVVEVYSCSYCTNSPIFNSVLKLNKHIKENHKNIPLALNYIHNGKKSRAMSPLSPVTIEQTSLKMMQAVGGAPPRPAGEYICNQCGAKYTSLDGFQTHLKTHLDTVLPKLTCPQCNKEFPNQESLLKHVTIHFMITSTYYICESCDKQFTSVDDLQKHLLDMHTFVFFRCTLCQEVFDSKVSIQLHLAVKHSNEKKVYRCTSCNWDFRNETDLQLHVKHNHLENQGKVHKCIFCGESFGTEVELQCHITTHSKKYNCKFCSKAFHAIILLEKHLREKHCVFETKTPNCGTNGASEQVQKEEVELQTLLTNSQESHNSHDGSEEDVDTSEPMYGCDICGAAYTMETLLQNHQLRDHNIRPGESAIVKKKAELIKGNYKCNVCSRTFFSENGLREHMQTHLGPVKHYMCPICGERFPSLLTLTEHKVTHSKSLDTGNCRICKMPLQSEEEFLEHCQMHPDLRNSLTGFRCVVCMQTVTSTLELKIHGTFHMQKTGNGSAVQSTGRAQHLQKLYKCASCLKEFRSKQDLVKLDINGLPYGLCASCVNLSKSGSPSVNIPSSSNRQGMGQNENLSSIENKSKAGGLKTRCSSCNVKFESESELQNHIQSIHRELVPDSNSTQLKTPQVSPMPRISPSQTEEKKTYQCIKCQMVFYNEWDIQVHVANHMIDEGLNHECKLCNQTFDSPAKLQCHLIEHSFEGMGGTFKCPVCFTVFVQANKLQQHIFSAHGQEDKIYDCTQCPQKFFFQTELQNHTMTQHSS